The following coding sequences are from one Macrobrachium rosenbergii isolate ZJJX-2024 chromosome 36, ASM4041242v1, whole genome shotgun sequence window:
- the LOC136824999 gene encoding uncharacterized protein yields MELQLNAKEVLTDVYLKAALQKDMGPAAQLTSWTLEEHVEKSDDIIGIVTTVKINYKFGMKELSADYIVKMIPVQPMKALKDMLTQGCRKELLFYQELLPALNAQLRVAGLEPLRTPKHLYLNHNPDEMLLIMKDLRSRGFRKFREKNCFDILHTNIVLQELARFHASSLLLKAKIGRRNFDIKYHFLEKEWYNVTDDATAFFKTLFDGNIENTVAILKTLETDDRVIKWLRKIKPDVYAILQEQMQRSPAFITLCHADCITTNTMFRYNDDGIPVEVALLDFQQVRKASLATDISLLLYICVSGTDRKRNMEGFLQTYFSSFRNVMDGGKVQVPFTFQELLRECDDKLLFGVIWSLSVIPMLAAREDDDDEWKDAKADFGDDPEKGGKQEEAAVQAEPPRDKHRRDDSKMAAAESEIHKRFIPIFEELIERRIIR; encoded by the exons ATGGAGCTACAACTGAATGCCAAAGAAGTTCTAACAGACGTCTATCTGAAGGCAGCTCTGCAGAAGGACATGGGTCCAGCGGCTCAGTTAACCTCATGGACTCTGGAGGAGCACGTTGAAAAGTCTGATGACATCATAGGCATAGTGACAACCGTCAAGATAAATTACAAGTTTGGAATGAAAGAACTTTCAGCAGACTACATTGTGAAAATGATCCCAGTGCAGCCTATGAAGGCCTTAAAAGATATGCTCACTCAAGGGTGTAGAAAAGAGCTTCTTTTTTACCAAGAACTTCTACCTGCCCTGAATGCACAACTGAGAGTTGCAGGTCTTGAACCACTTCGTACCCCGAAGCACTTGTATTTGAACCACAACCCAGATGAAATGCTTCTGATTATGAAAGATCTCCGTTCTCGAGGCTTTCGAAAGTTTAGGGAGAAAAACTGCTTTGATATTCTGCATACTAATATCGTCCTTCAGGAACTGGCAAGGTTTCACGCTAGTTCCCTTTTGCTGAAAGCTAAGATTGGCAGACGAAACTTTGACATCAAGTATCATTTCCTTGAAAAAGAGTGGTACAATGTAACAGATGATGCTACTGCATTTTTCAAGACGTTGTTTGATGGCAATATTGAAAATACCGTTGCTATATTGAAAACACTAGAGACCGATGACAGAGTTATCAAATGGCTAAGAAAAATCAAGCCCGATGTCTACGCAATCCTTCAAGAGCAGATGCAGAGGAGCCCAGCTTTCATTACATTGTGCCATGCTGACTGCATCACTACAAACACAATGTTCAG ATACAACGACGACGGCATCCCGGTTGAAGTTGCCCTGCTTGACTTCCAGCAGGTACGAAAGGCCTCTCTggcaactgacatcagccttctTCTGTACATCTGTGTGAGCGGAACAGACAGAAAGAGGAATATGGAAGGGTTCCTTCAGACTTATTTCAGCTCCTTCAGGAACGTGATGGATGGCGGCAAAGTTCAGGTGCCATTTACATTCCAGGAGCTTTTGAGAGAGTGCGACGATAAGCTCCTCTTTGGGGTTATCTGGTCCTTGTCAGTGATCCCGATGCTGGCAGCGAgggaagacgacgacgacgagtgGAAGGACGCGAAGGCCGACTTTGGAGATGACCCAGAGAAGGGAGGGAAACAAGAGGAGGCAGCAGTCCAGGCAGAACCGCCCAGAGATAAACACCGGAGAGACGACTCAAAAATGGCTGCCGCCGAGTctgaaatacacaaaagatttattccCATTTTCGAAGAGTTGATTGAGCGCAGAATAATTCGTTAA
- the LOC136856481 gene encoding lysozyme-like: MSKFCITTFLAVFASLVNPQTLTDDCLACMCYASSDGCVMPDPVCTDGEMEVCGPFAITRIYWMEAGWFGGEFHTCVEDWQCNEDTVRGYLAKFVTDVNATCEDFARTHVGGPHGPDADSTLPYWHEVQSCLDNSTFTVSPEDYLD; encoded by the exons ATGTCAAAGTTTTGCATTACAACATTTTTGGCGGTTTTTGCTTCTCTTGTGAATCCACAGACGCTCACCGATGATTGCCTGGCGTGCATGTGCTAC GCGTCCAGCGATGGCTGCGTAATGCCTGACCCCGTTTGCACCGACGGAGAGATGGAAGTCTGTGGTCCTTTCGCCATCACTCGGATTTACTGGATGGAGGCTGGATGGTTCGGCGGAG AGTTCCACACCTGCGTGGAAGACTGGCAATGTAACGAGGACACCGTCCGGGGATACCTGGCGAAGTTCGTCACTGACGTCAACGCCACCTGCGAAGATTTCGCCAGAACTCACGTCGGAGGACCGCACGGACCGGACGCGGACTCCACTCTGCCCTATTGGCACGAAGTCCAGAGTTGTCTGGATAATTCCACCTTCACAGTCTCTCCTGAAGATTACTTGGACTGA
- the LOC136856482 gene encoding lysozyme-like → MWPLVLAIAACASFAHAGVDDDCLACMCFVSSSGCQMPDPVCEDTDWGEVCGPWAITNPYWIDGGFQGGTFQNCVQSWECNESTVRAYLARYVRDPKATCETYARTHVGGPSGPSLDYTLTYWYQVKTCLDYGLFTPPSVEE, encoded by the exons ATGTGGCCGTTAGTACTGGCCATTGCAGCTTGTGCCTCGTTTGCACACGCTGGAGTAGACGATGACTGCCTAGCCTGCATGTGCTTC GTGTCAAGCTCGGGATGTCAAATGCCAGATCCTGTTTGCGAAGACACCGACTGGGGTGAGGTCTGCGGCCCCTGGGCCATCACCAATCCCTACTGGATAGACGGAGGCTTCCAAGGAGGAA CCTTCCAGAACTGCGTCCAGAGCTGGGAATGCAACGAGAGCACCGTCAGAGCATATCTCGCCCGTTACGTCCGCGACCCTAAAGCCACTTGCGAAACCTATGCAAGGACCCACGTTGGGGGACCATCCGGTCCCAGCCTCGACTACACGCTGACCTACTGGTACCAGGTCAAGACCTGCCTCGATTATGGCCTCTTCACACCACCAAGCGTGGAGGAGTAG